A DNA window from Arachis duranensis cultivar V14167 chromosome 3, aradu.V14167.gnm2.J7QH, whole genome shotgun sequence contains the following coding sequences:
- the LOC107479597 gene encoding 60S ribosomal protein L31 produces the protein MVEKTKGRKEEVVTREYTVNLHKRLHGCTFKKKAPKAIKEIRKFAQKAMGTNDVRVDVKLNKFVWSQGIRSVPRRIRVRISRKRNDDEDAKEELYSLITVVEIPKEELRGLGTKVIEDED, from the exons ATGGTGGAAAAGACCAAGGGTAGGAAGGAAGAGGTTGTTACTCGAGAGTACACCGTCAACCTCCACAAACGCTTACATGGCTG caccttcaagaagaaggctcCTAAAGCAATAAAGGAGATAAGGAAGTTTGCTCAGAAGGCCATGGGGACTAATGATGTGAGAGTGGATGTGAAGCTGAACAAGTTTGTGTGGAGCCAGGGGATCCGGAGTGTGCCGAGAAGGATCCGGGTGCGCATTTCCCGCAAGAGGAACGACGATGAGGATGCAAAGGAAGAGCTTTACTCCCTTATTACAGTTGTTGAAATCCCTAAGGAAGAGCTTAGAGGTTTGGGCACCAAGGTCATTGAAGATGAGGATTGa